A genomic segment from Garra rufa chromosome 5, GarRuf1.0, whole genome shotgun sequence encodes:
- the bmp2k gene encoding LOW QUALITY PROTEIN: BMP-2-inducible protein kinase (The sequence of the model RefSeq protein was modified relative to this genomic sequence to represent the inferred CDS: inserted 2 bases in 1 codon), which translates to MKKFSRMPKSESGSLGGGSGSGTGSSNYIGKVFAVGRYQVTVEELIAEGGFSMVFLARTHSGVRCALKRMYVNNVHDLNIFKREITIMKELSGHKNIVRYLDSTTNAVGDSVWEVLILMEYCKAGQVVKQMNQRLHVGFTEAEVLNIFCDACEAVARLHQCKTPIIHRDLKVENILLNDQGNYVLCDFGSATHKVLLXGITAVEDEIKKYTTLSYRAPEMINLYQGKAITTKADIWALGCLLYKLCFFTLPFGESQVAICDGTFAVPDGSKFSSKLHCLIRYMLEPDQEKRPDIYQVSYFAFRLAGKECPVPNLFSSPLPTSLPEPLTASDIAAKKSLTKARITDSVGPTETSIAPRQRPKAANSNVLPLSSSVTPVKMTVSSGTVSNGQKASANGQQPAAQMPSSSQQNRVLQQLQPGDLRLQQLHHHQQQQQQQHNIHHQQQITAQQLQYMQQYHQAMQQSLQMQQQQQHMLQQQMMMQQPIYQSQQQQQAHYTALMHQYQQAFVQQQQQQQCAPVQQVAYISPLEFQTPLGSYNPAGPSPVETPFANIRNPVSTVDVMSPPPQTVNNPLDMSGWNPFGEDNFSKLTEEELLDREFDLLRASKEKPVERSVSMEASSIDRQQPVLQPSVPEDPFGSVPFLANAGAGVLTAENPVEKPSVAVTVPDVQDATLPSVKENKPAKKSSSTSSLPQKAGEESDSDFESDPPSPKSSEDEEAEEEEGLNSEHEDTEPENLGQRPLLMDSEEEIEEEEDKHSSDSDCDSRKAKLGPSKDKTVVFPPATVKTESGSSVITPPSSPSVAVPVANIVDVFGAVPFVGSGQPRVSPENSDIFAKAPFRQASQENAAEETDVFTKAPFNRNLSRSSRSGEGPSGQTPPVSPDIVDVFGFSPFQPGHVIPTSGIEDDVFCQAPFDEASSPQQQRQKQRSLQKLSSRQRRTKQEASGGNGKRHHGTPTGGRKSNKPTFRTPERVRRHKKVGRRDSQSSNEFLSASDSKENISISLGEVMEKGAALPSEEALLDPFGAKPFHPQDGSRHTQSLGDSKSEINSTNGRPRTSSLHGVFDGNKIDDFGAVPFTELVVESGAPQTPQMDLDPFGAAPFPSKQ; encoded by the exons GAGGTTTTTCCATGGTGTTTCTGGCCCGTACACACAGTGGAGTAAGATGTGCCCTGAAAAGGATGTACGTGAACAATGTCCACGATCTGAACATCTTCAAGCGGGAGATCACAATCATG AAAGAGTTGTCGGGACACAAGAACATTGTGCGGTATCTGGACTCAACCACGAATGCAGTTGGAGACAGCGTATGGGAGGTTCTGATTCTGATGGAATATTGCAAGG CTggtcaggtggtgaagcagatgaACCAACGGCTGCATGTAGGATTCACAGAAGCAGAGGTGCTCAACATATTCTGTGATGCCTGTGAAGCTGTTGCCAGACTCCACCAGTGTAAAACTCCAATCATTCACAGAGACCTAAAG GTAGAAAACATCCTCCTAAATGACCAGGGAAACTACGTCTTGTGTGACTTTGGAAGTGCCACACACAAAGTTCTGCT CGGAATAACTGCAGTGGAGGATGAGATCAAGAA GTACACGACTCTGTCATACCGTGCCCCAGAGATGATTAACTTGTACCAAGGGAAAGCCATCACCACAAAGGCTGATATCTGG GCACTTGGATGCTTGTTGTACAAGCTGTGTTTCTTCACACTTCCATTTGGGGAGAGTCAAGTTGCCATATGTGACGGAACCTTTGCTGTTCCGGACGGTTCAAAATTCTCCTCTAAATTGCACTGTTTAATCA GATACATGTTAGAACCTGATCAAGAAAAGAGACCTGATATCTATCAAGTTTCTTACTTTGCCTTTCGGTTAGCTGGAAAGGAGTGTCCAGTGCCAAATCTTTTT AGCTCTCCCCTTCCCACCTCATTGCCAGAGCCCCTTACTGCAAGTGATATTGCTGCTAAAAAGAGCCTGACAAAAGCCAG AATAACAGATTCAGTTGGACCAACAGAAACATCAATCGCACCCCGGCAAAGACCCAAAGCTGCAAATAGTAATGTTTTGCCTTTGTCTAGCTCAGTAACTCCTGTGAAAATGACTGTATCCTCAGGTACGGTTAGCAACGGCCAGAAAG CTTCTGCAAACGGGCAGCAGCCGGCTGCGCAGATGCCGAGCAGCAGTCAACAGAACAGAGTGTTACAGCAGCTGCAGCCTGGAGACCTTCGACTGCAACAGCTACAtcatcatcaacaacaacaacagcagcagcacaaTATACACCATCAACAGCAAATCACTGCGCAGCAGCTACAGTACATGCAACAG TATCATCAGGCCATGCAACAGAGTCTTCagatgcagcagcagcagcagcatatgCTTCAGCAGCAGATGATGATGCAGCAGCCAATATATCAATCCCAGCAGCAACAGCAGGCTCACTACACTGCCTTG ATGCATCAGTACCAGCAGGCCTTtgttcagcagcagcagcaacagcaatgTGCTCCAGTCCAACAGGTGGCCTATATCTCCCCTCTGGAGTTCCAGACCCCTCTGGGCTCCTATAACCCTGCTGGACCTTCTCCAGTGGAGACCCCATTCGCTAACATCAG AAACCCAGTGTCCACTGTGGATGTCATGAGCCCTCCTCCCCAGACTGTCAACAACCCTCTTGATATGTCTGGATGGAACCCATTTGGAGAAGACAATTTCTCCAAACTCACAGAAGAGGAGCTTCTCGATCGGGAATTTGACCTTCTAAGAGCAAGCAAGG AAAAGCCGGTAGAGCGATCTGTCAGCATGGAGGCCAGCAGTATAGACAGACAGCAGCCGGTACTGCAGCCCTCAGTCCCTGAGGATCCATTTGGCTCCGTGCCCTTCCTGGCCAACGCAG GAGCTGGTGTGTTGACAGCAGAGAATCCAGTTGAGAAACCCAGTGTTGCTGTGACTGTTCCAGATGTGCAAGACGCAACCCTGCCATCTGTCAAAGAAAACAAACCTGCGAAGAAAAGTAGCTCCACTAGTTCACTGCCTCAGAAAGCAGGCGAGGAATCAGACAGTGATTTCGAGTCCGACCCACCCTCTCCCAAAAGCAGCGAAGATGAGGAGGCAGAAGAGGAGGAAGGTCTCAACAGCGAACACGAAGACACCGAACCTGAGAACCTGGGTCAGAGGCCGCTGCTCATGGACTCAGAAGAAGAAATAGAGGAAGAAGAAGACAAACACAGCTCGGACTCAGATTGTGACTCGAGGAAAGCAAAACTTGGGCCGTCGAAAGACAAGACTGTGGTTTTTCCTCCGGCAACTGTGAAAACCGAATCTGGATCCAGTGTGATCACTCCTCCCAGTTCGCCAAGTGTCGCCGTGCCTGTCGCAAACATCGTGGATGTGTTTGGTGCTGTTCCTTTTGTTGGCAGTGGTCAGCCCAGAGTGTCACCAGAGAACTCGGATATTTTTGCCAAAGCCCCTTTTAGGCAGGCTAGCCAGGAGAACGCTGCAGAAGAGACTGACGTATTCACCAAAGCTCCTTTCAACAGAAACCTCTCCAGGTCCAGCAGAAGTGGCGAAGGACCCAGCGGCCAGACGCCACCCGTTTCTCCTGACATCGTTGATGTATTTGGATTCTCGCCTTTCCAACCTGGCCACGTAATACCCACTTCTGGGATTGAGGACGACGTTTTTTGCCAAGCACCTTTCGACGAAGCATCCAGTCCCCAGCAACAAAGGCAAAAGCAGCGCAGCCTTCAGAAACTCTCCTCGCGGCAAAGGCGCACCAAGCAAGAGGCCAGCGGCGGCAATGGCAAGCGACACCATGGCACGCCCACCGGTGGCAGGAAGAGCAACAAACCCACTTTCCGTACCCCCGAACGGGTGCGGAGGCACAAGAAAGTGGGCAGGCGGGACTCGCAGAGCAGCAATGAGTTCCTCAGCGCGTCTGACTCCAAAGAGAACATCAGTATTTCCCTGGGCGAGGTGATGGAAAAAGGAGCTGCGCTGCCCTCAGAGGAGGCCTTGTTGGATCCGTTTGGAGCCAAGCCTTTTCATCCGCAAGATGGCAGTCGGCACACTCAGAGCTTGGGAGACAGCAAAAGTGAGATCAATTCGACCAACGGCAGGCCGAGGACCAGTTCCCTACACGGCGTGTTTGACGGAAATAAGATAGATGACTTTGGAGCTGTACCTTTCACAGAACTGGTGGTCGAAAGCGGAGCTCCGCAAACCCCACAAATGGATCTCGACCCTTTCGGAGCCGCACCTTTCCCCTCAAAGCAGTGA